The genomic interval ATGAGTCCCACGACAAAACCTGCAGGTACTAAAACCCACAGAGCAGCTACTGTGTCCTCTTAGTCTCATAAAACTCATATTTTGCCCCCCaggagttttcatttttgatttttttcactgCGAACAGACTAAGATGTGTGTGTTCTTTTCGCTTTCGGTAATCACCATAAACAATCCGCTGCTCGTGTCATGTTGTTGCCTAAATCCTGTACAGTAGGGGTCTCTCGTAATCCAGTGATATTGCATTTAGATTAGCTGTCTGTGTAGCCATTAATAATATCTTTGCTCATGCTGATTTGATAAATTGCTGACATTTAGTGCTTCATCAGCAGGTAATTCCAGAGCAGGTGGGAAGAAAACGAATCCCCCTCAAACAAAAGAGCCTATGACAGACGCTGAGAGGTAAGGATTTAATAAGATGTTGATAATTCAAGTAATTtgagattatttaaataaaaaagtacaataaaaatgtactttaatttttgaatgttttaatggtGTTGTTGAGTTACTATATCAAACTCTTTACttgattatattttacaaatagcAGAATGCCATTAAAGTCtatttttatgaagctactaACATTGGTATAACTAGAGCGGTGGAACAGACAGAAATTTCTCCTCATTACTGGATATTTCCTTTGTCCCACTTGGCTGATAGCCATTATGACTGATCAGAATTTAATGACAGGACATGGAGGGAGTTTCATCACCAGCCAAAAGCCTGGTTGATTTACATAGCACTAAAAATAGTTGGATAAGGAGAGTTTAAGAAAAGACCTATTTCCTTTCCAACGCATACTAACACAGAGCTCCGTGTGATCCATCAAGACAAGCATTAGTTTTGAATTTTATAGTGCAGTCATTTAAGAGGAAGctagttaaatatatataaaaacatcaataaagaGAGCGGGCTTATGATTCATTTAAGAAAGTATTCATTTGGGGAGTCAAACCCAAGAGAACTTCTCGTGCAAAATGCAGAAGAGATCGTGAGTGTGATTGGACGACGGTCCTTGTATAAGATTTTGCCAACCTTTTAATATGTCTTCCAATATTTTTAAAcgtgtattaaaaataaatgaatatctTATTCTTAGTCAGCTTGTCTTCTTGCAGGCTTAGTAAGGATATTGAATATGAATCCGGAATTCAGTGTCCTTATCGAGCAAATTTTCTAGTggaatgtaatgtttaatatattttgtcataGCCTGATTTGCATTTTgagaactaaataaataaataaaaatctgttaatgcattaactacaaattaattaacaatgagcaatacatttgtcacaatatttattaatagaaaaaaaatacaactgttcattgataattcatgttagctcaggaccattaaataatattaacagataaCAACTTATggctttaataatgtattattaaaagttgaaatgttcattgttagttaagGGAGTTCACTATTGTGGGTGGTTTTAAATTTGGtctttcagttgtttttattttgctttttaatacctaatatatatgtgacactgaagactggagtaatggctgctatgaaattcaaaattcaggttaccatcacaagaataaatgcattttaaaatatattaaaatagatattatattatattatattatattatattatattatattatattatattatattatattattcatttgttttttattttgctttttaatacCCCTTAAAAAGCAATatatatgtgacactgaagactggagtaatggctgctctaaaattcaaaattcaggtttaccatcacaagaataaatgcattttaaattatattatattatattatattatattatattatattcatttgtttttatttttatatattatattatattattcgtttgtttttattttgctttttaatacCTTTTCCCCTTCAGAATTCCGTTCCTCAGGTCTAAGGTGAAAAAATCATTCAAGGACCTCATGAAATACAGGCAACAGCTGGAAACATTAGTGGTATGTGTAACATTTTGTAGTGGATGCACTAAAGGATTGTTTCAAGATTGTCCAACTAAATCACTAAACTAAGACTCAATCAGGGTCTGAACCACCATAGAGACTGAGAGGCTTTAGTGGTTGGCTAATGCGCCTcatctaaattattatttttggtgcCTCAATCCTGAAATAGTGGTAGACTAGATGTAGACTAGGCTGCTAAGCTTATTTTGATGTGTGATGCCAGCTGCGTTTAAGGCATCTTATTAAGGTTTTACagtatgaatgtgtttgtttttagccAGTAGAGGGCAGTAGTGAGCTGAGGAGTCTCTTGCTGATGAGTCCTGCTGATCTACAAACTGAACTCAAGAGACATGAGAATCTGTGTGAGTCCTTTCTCTTTTCTGCTGTAATGCATTAAGTGCATAATGCATGGAAATAAAATGGTTCACTTTCTCAAGGTCACTTTATAGAGATTGTTTAAACAGTTTATTTGCTATTAAGAGTGCTGGCTATCAATTCCTGCTGTGTGTgaaatataaaactgaattcTTCGCTTTCCAGGTGCTAAGATTGCATCTTGTGCACATAGAGCAGACACAAACAAGGGCCATTTCCAAGGTGAGTGAATTTGGGAATCAAATCAATGTTCAGAATTGAATTGAAACgtttatttgcttttaaaaagcGTGATTGATAACACTTATCTTAAGTGGATATCCAGTTTTAGCAATTCTGTCAGATCAGATAGCAAACAGTACTCAATTAGTGATGTTTCAAATCTTGAATGTTTCCTTATCACAACGCAGTCTTTGTTAGGCTCTGACACAAGGGTAAGTTATGTGCCATACTGAATTGATTCCAATTACAGTATGATGATTGTGACCCTATTGCTTTGCTTAAAAGAGcaagagaaagaaaacattttgtgttCCACTTATATGTGAGTCTTGATTGATTTCAAGCACTAGCACAAGTTCCGGATCTTGGTCACATGGGAGCTTTGAATAGGCATTTACAAGATTTGGTTTGTCTACACAGCGCGTTCACAGACATTTGTCTCGATCTCTGGTTAAATAAAAGATTCtctttttctaagaaaaatatttcattttcctAACACAAACAAGCCAGAACTCCTCTTCATGGGACAGAATTAATTAGATTATTTCAAGCACATATTCTGCCCCCAGCAAAGCTGCACTTGTGATTCAATCGCACAATGGTGATTTGTTGCAACTCAATGGTTGGATTGTGATGAAGTTCAGCATGTTTTTAAGATAAGGTCGCctgaaattgttttaattagtcACACTCGAGGACCTCTGCGTATATGTTGCTTGTAGCTCGACACCAAAGGAATGTCACAATCTTGATCACATGGTGGAGCATGAAATTTATCAATGTagtgaacaacaacaacatcagtACAAGAGTGTTTTCACATTTACATCCCTAGAAAGAGAATCAACCCTTTGTTGTTTTATGACATTATAACAGACATtcacattaaattatatatataaaaaaaacattatgtaaaATTTTACGAAGTATGTAAAAATTATACCTTTATGTAAAATTACGACCGATTGAACCAGTTTGATGCTTtagctattatattatattatatgatattatgttatattatattagtacTTAGAATTGAtttctctttcaaataaatacagttcttTTTACATTTCTCTTCAACAAAGAGACAGTATGCACAAAAATGATAATGATTCTAATTAGaaatcagcaaatcagcttttgtaaaggaccatgtgacactgaagactggagtaatggctgctcaAAATTCAGGTTtaccatcacaagaataaatgcattttaaaatatattaaaatagatattatattataatattatattaatttactatttattattgtataaatattgtaCTATTTAGTATTCAATTTACCATcacaaaaataatgcattttaaaatatattataaaatatatattatattatattatactactTATAACTGTacagtttaaacatttatgatgttaaaataaatactgttctttttacatttctcttcatcaaagaatcctgaaaaaagtatcacggtATGCACATAACTTACAATGATTCTAATTAGAaatcaccaaatcagcatattaaaataatttataaaaggtcatgtgatactgaatataagtaatggctgctgaaatttCAGGTTTaccaacacaggaataaatgtattttaaaacatgttatattatattatattatattattttacaacatattATAGTACAgtttagacatttataatgttacaaaagattgcactttcaaataaatactgttctctTTACATTTCTCTttatcaaaaatccagaaaaaaagtatcacagtatGCACAAAAATTATGATACTAATTAGGAattaccaaatcagcatattaaaatgatttatataggatcatgtgacactgaagactggatattatattgtattatattattgtacagatttctctttcaaataaatactgttctttttacattttgttttcaacaaagaatcctgaaagaatcctgaagtaTCACGGTATGCAGAAAAATAATGATTCTAATTAGCAATCAcaaaatcagtatattaaaatgatttataaaggatcatgtgacactgaagactggagtaatggctgctgaaaattcaagtttaccatcacaagaataaatgcattttaaaatatattgaaatagatattatattatattattacattagattagattagattactGCTTATTACTATACAACTTAGAcatgttacaaaatatataaatataaatacttttctttttcaacaaagaatcctgaaagaagtATCACAGTAGGCACAAAAATGATTGTTCTAATTAGAAATCACcaaatcattattaaaatgaattataaaggatcatgtgacactgaaaacttgAGTAATGGCTGCAGAAAATTGTAATTTTCAGCAATGATGTAATGGTGTACCGTCACAAgtatatattgcattttaaaatatattataatagatatattaatatagatAATGTATCAACATTTCaatatagaaattatttttctgtcatttgTGTTATGAAAGGCTTTGTTTCCGGATTTTTCTGTGTTGGAATTGTGAATTAGATTGGCGTGACAAAATCAAATTACGTTTCTCCAGGAAAAGATTGTGATTGTccatgaaaacaaacattttcacagaaacgcagctaaatgcggaGCGTTTCAGTAAGCAGACATCAGTTCTCAAACTGAGCATCAGAGTATGTCCTGTATAAACAATGTGTTTTGTTCCAGTGAGGTTTTTCTCGTTACGTTTTAGCAGGGTTTGAAGTCAAAGCTCGAAATTACCTCAAGTTCCCTAATTTGTGCTCAGAAGATTATTGAATATTTTTCTACATCCACAACTAGGCCAGAACTATTTTTGCAGCAACGTTATTaagctttaaataaatgatatattataaCCACGGTTAATAAACATATGTAAGTAGTTAAAGATGTTGTAGTTACAGCTCTCTTGGGATGCCATTAGATCCTGGCAGAGATCACTAATACCCTGGATTTCATCGAGACACATCATTGCTATTAGAGTTctcaaacacaacacacagtGTCACTTGAGCCATACAGGAGCTGGTGCGGATGACATATGATGGCGAGGATATGACACTACTCGTGTAAAAGCAAGCTGAGCACCAGGCAGCGTGATACCGCCAAGACAGCTGAGAAAATCCTCAAGGATATTTAAACTTTGACAGGCAAACCGCTGAATCCGTGTCTCTAACGGAAGCCCCTTCATCTAATGCCTTCCCAAAACATAACCTTGGGCGAAAGGGCACCTCGCAAGCAAGATGTTTCGGGCGAAACTGACAAAAGTTTTTCCCGAGCGTTCTAGAGAGGCCATCCCTCCTAAACAATCAGCCCGGCTGTAAATTTTCTGGCTTATTCAGGCATTACCAAGTCCCGAGCTTCACGCTACGTGTTGCTGATGAGCGCAAAATGGAAAAAGAGAGAGCACAATAATTCTGAGGCAAGTTTGTCGCCTGGACCGAGGGTATTGATTATTTCTGTGTGGCGAGAGATTTGGAAAATTCAATTAAAGGAGCTGAGCAAAGGATTCATAAATCGGCCCCTGCCTCCACCTCTTCTACGCCCATACGGAGACATTGTTATGTTCTAAATCAATGTTGCACTTCACAATATATTTTCTTTGGagcatgaaaataaataacatttaaacagtTCTGCTTACCGCTGAAACAAATTTTATCTTCACCGTAGTCCTCTCTTTGGCACGCAGGCCTCCCGTGCACATCAGCAGATGCGGTAACGTATTTTTATGGCGAGTTTTCCATAAGAAAATCCTATATAATATGAATTTTGAGATGACAAAATGAGAAGGAAGGGGACGGATCAGCAGTATAAAAATTGATCAGGCCGCAGATGGGGTCGAGCCGTGGGAGATTTGTAAGACAGCCTTAATAGACCGTATTAAAAATtccttaaaatgtaataaaacaaataggTTTTTGGTTCTTGGCCGGGACGGGGTCGCAGACCCTGCTAATACCACATCAATCCTGGGCTGTTGAAGGATAAATGGGGTCTGTTTGGGGAACATTTTAGTCTTTTTGATGGAAAACACCAGCACAATTAAAGGCCTGCTGTATATTAGAGGGCTTTGGGTGGGGAGGGTAGAGTTGAGCAACTCTCAGCATGTGTTTTGCTCGCTGATCCGAATGCCTGTTTTGTCCACACGCGTCCTGCAGGAGTATGAGATGCATTTCGTCAATGCGTTCAGAGGCATTTCGGATCATTTGCATTTAGATCATCTAGCAGCTCTGGCAGCTGCAGCAGTTTACAAAATCTATGACTGATAGAGTGATGGATGGATTTACCTGATAAGTTACACGTGCACGTGTCTCATTCACGTATTCATAAAATGATCTAGTCTCTTAAGCTAGATAAAGTGTGTGCTAATCTATCTGTGTTGCTTTCACAGGGCTGAAACAGACTGGCAGCTCTTACGAATTTCTGAAGGCAGTCTTAAGGTATGGGGTTTTTCTTGTACTCATTGTAACTTTAAAAGCTCCACACGTTACAGAGATTGATGCAATTCTACAGTAATTCGTAGTGTTCTTATACAGTAGGGTGAGCTGTTTTGACTCTgtacaccctagcaacagcctagcaactaCCCAGAAGCCTCTTGTAACattaacaaccacatagcaacatactTCCAACCACTGAGGCAGAAAATTCAAGATTCATCTCTTGAATCTTACATTTCTAGTTGAATTATGCTTAATTTAACATCAACTTGATTTTACAAGTTTGATCAATTTGGAAAATGCATTTCATGCATTTAAGTGTCATattatgtgtttatatttttaactttttaacgtTTTAAACAAATTACAGTACTGTTAGGGTAGtaaaaaaattgaaagaaattaatacttttattcagcaaggatacattcaaccaatcaaaagtgacaatgaagacatttatgttacaaaatgtttatatataaaagaaatactgttcttttcctgaaaaatcctgaaatcctgaaaaaattataaacttttaataataatatttataataataataataaatgtttcttgaacattaAATCggcatactagaatgatttctgaaggacggTGTGACCTTGAAGATTGTAATGGTTGCTGATTTAGTTTttccatcacaaaaataaaatacattttaaaatattaaaatagaaaacagtaagttaaattgtaagaatatttcacaatacacaGTTTTTACCGTatttatgattaaatacatGCTTCTTtggcaaacatacaaaattcttactgaccacaaatttttgtactgtaatgtaatacTATCAATCTGTTTAATCTCAGtcctaaatattaatttatagaaaacagtcatttttaattttttaaatatttcacagttttcagttttactgtatttatgattaaatacatGCGTCTTTGGCAAACTTAAAAtattcttactgaccccaaacttttatacTGTCATGTTATTCTATCAGTATATTTAGTCTCAGtcctaaatattaatttatagaaaacagaaattttaaattgtaagaatattttacaatattgcagtttttactgtatttttcattaaatacgtgcatccttggtgaacataaaagattcttactgaccccaaacttttgtacTGTAGTGCTATTCTATTAGTGTATTTAGTCTCAGTCCTAAATAGAATTTtatagaaaaatgtaattttaaattttaagaatatttcacaatattacagtttttactgtatttatgattAAATGCATTCATATTTGATGAACTTAGAGatttttactgaccccaaacttttgaacagtaatgtaatTCTGTCAATCTATTTAGTCTGtcctaaatattaatttatagaaaactgtattttaaattataaaaatatttcacaatattacagtttttactgtatttcttattaaatacatgtataaataaaagatttttactgACAACAAACTTTTGTAGTGTAGTGTAATTCTATCAGTCTATTTAATCTCAGtcctaaatattaatttatagaaaacagtagttttaaattgtaagaatattttacaatattgcagtttttactgtatttctgattaaatatatgcattctTGGTGAACATAAAAGATTTTTGCTGAACCCAAACGTTTGTTCTGTAATATGATTCTAACAACGTATTTAATCCCATtcctaaatattaatttatagaaaacagtcattttaaattgtaagaatatttcacaatattacagttttactgtattttttttattaaatgcattcataTTTGATGATCTTGGAGAtttttactgaccccagacttttgaacagtaatgtaatTGTCTATTTAATCTGtcctaaatattaatttatagaaaacagtagttttaaattataaaaatatttcataatattacggtttttactgtattttttattaaatacacgTGTCCTTGTTgaaaacaaaagatttttacTGACAATAAACTTTTGTAGTGTAATGTAATTCTATCAGTCTATTTAATCTCAGtcctaaatattaatttaatagaaaacagtagATTTGAATTGtaagaatatttcacaatattgccgtttttactgtactttttattaaatacatgcatccttggtgaacatgaaatattttactgacccaaaacttttgtactgtaatgtaattgTATCAATCTAATTAATCTCATtcctaaatattaatttatagaaaactgtcattttaaattgtaagaacatttcacagtattactttttactacattttttattaaatacatgcatccttggtgagcataaaagatttttactgaccccaaacttttgtaatgtaatgtaattctATCAATCTTTTTAATCTCAGTCCTAAATATTAATGTAACAGACATAGTGTATTGTAATATGCCACAGACTTTTACACGCAATATGCTTTTTCGTTCGCATATAATTCTGTGCACAGTCGCAAATGGAACGGTTCTCGTTTTGGCAGAGCCGCAGCTCTCTGTCAGCGTGTTTGATGTACACTGAACATCCTGTCAGTCTGAAAGCGGCGAGATGTCTGAAGAGGCTGTCAGTCTTTCCGGCGTAGTCAAAATGAGACAGCGCTGCCGACACCTTGCCATCCCATCTCAGACACATTTACATTGAATCCATTCTCTGAAAGGTTTCCCCCCCACCTTTCATGGGGAATCTGACAAAATGTTGATTCTACAATACACGGTGTGCTGCGTCGCTGCGAAAATAGTGTTCTTACTGCTGGCATACAGTCCCATTAGGCCTGATACGGGGAGAAACGTatgcatacacacatatatatttgagAAAGCaacaaaagatgctggaaaactacaAACGCACAGATATATGGAAGGGAAGGGTATTCATTGTGGATCTGTCTCTTTATTTTGGCAGCCGCTGAGGGATCATTTCTCGACGTGCGACATGGGCGGCAGCTGGTGCCCGCTCAAGGTGGATCATGTAACTCTCTCTTTATCACTTCTAGAGGCTGTCTGAAGGACAAAAACTTAAGCTGACCTAAGAAAACACACATTTGTCACACTTACAGTTGAGAAGAACGAgaacaacatttcagaattcAACAATTTGGGTTGTTCACAATGGGCTGTTAAGCTTCATAAGAGTTTTAAGATGTGTAACCAAGTACGGTGTGACCGGACACCAAGATATGGTTAATATTAGCACCATCCATTAAAATTGTATCATGCACTCTGGTATTGTGGCTTTCTGTTTATATGGAGTAAGACAGTCAAACCAAAACCTGTTCATTCTCTCCTcattctgtgtatgtgtgtgtgtgtgtggaagcaGACCTCGCTCAGGCTGTAACACACTAGCCCCTTTGTGACCTGATAACATTTATAGTtgtaatggattttttttaatggccgTCATTAACTCGCACCAAGAGGGGTAAAAAAGATTGCTTGTACTTTTTCCCCTTGATATTTCAGCTTTACAGCATTATGTTCTGATATGTCTCCTtccatcatttttgttttacagctCATGAAGTTGAAGCGTTTTAATGCGTAGCTTTAGTACTAGCCTCGTCTTCAGTCACTGCCAAGATTATTCCACTgtattaatgaatatttttcttcatttactactaaagataaataaaatgagtagtttattataattttttgtgtatttgacgTGAACTTTTGTTTAGGGctacatgattttaaaaaaaagtggtaTGGCTATTAGGGCTTGGTATCGATTCAGATGTCTCAATTCGATTTCGATTCACAAGCTCTCGATTCGATTCTCGATTTTTTTGATTACATTCAGTAAATATAGTCTCAATAAAAATGCTAttgatatttctaaaaaatgaacagttagcatcagTTTACAAATGGTGAATTAATAAAAGGACATTAAGAGCCACAGGCctgtattttaaaggggtcatcggatgctaagttcactttttcatgttgtttgaacattaatgtgtgttggcagtgtatgtacaaatctaccctataatgataaaaatcgatgcagtggtttttaattaatctgtaaaaataatatcccctttttcaaatcgagccattctcagatgcctgtcgttgtggcgtcacaccgacagaggccactcccacaatagttgattgacatgagcgttttacctcagatcagctgtcacagtctgccctctttgtttcgatgctggagcaggggtGTAAGTTAGAAAGAAgatctccgattgagcaattgaggtgttgtgttgctggatgtaataatgaacatagtggtcgtcatttactcccgacatctgggCGCTGAAGATGCaatggattacgtttgtttgtgaagggaatgcggctcctgacctacatatatccgtctatgttcgtgcaaatcattcgtgatccagcttcacttacagcagaagtgcgtAAAagggttttttaaattaatctttgcgatcgcctttccttataacgtggtagttaggaagtttagcggctaaatgcggctaaagtaaacaggctcgtcactccacagagagaaggggGGGGGAAatcagagctcatttgcatttaaaggaacaaccccttagaatgagattatttttgcagagctcatgtCAGAGCAGCTGGAGATATTTTGTGTTCGTATCGTCATATAGAGAGACGGCAGAAGCTGAAAACACCGCGAACGTCGTCCGCGCTTTAATGATacgtgtgtagtaaacaaaccaGTGCTTCGCGCCATCCGCCATTCATTCATTGCTTTGTTCTTGTCAACAGTATCTCCGCCATAAGCACTGAATGAATGACAGGTTTTCTGTTGTATCATTGCGCAAGGTAAATAAGAGTGTGACATCTAGTGGAGAGGACCAACGATAAGATTCCCGTTAATCAGatcttgttttaaaaatgtttgctaaaataaataccGGAAAAGTTCGATTCGCGGCTTTTGAGAATCAATATCGAATCAacgtcatttaaaaaaaaaaaaaataataattttttttttttttgcccagcccTAATTATGCAATTTGTCAAGCTGCAAAAGCTGTGATTTAATTCAATAAGTAATATGcacttatttaataaatattagtgTTATAATTTTACAGAAGTACTGCTTATA from Labeo rohita strain BAU-BD-2019 chromosome 6, IGBB_LRoh.1.0, whole genome shotgun sequence carries:
- the itgb3bp gene encoding centromere protein R isoform X2, producing MPVKRALQLQDKENSPAKRQAPNRDYSPMTGTQLMSPTTKPAGNSRAGGKKTNPPQTKEPMTDAERIPFLRSKVKKSFKDLMKYRQQLETLVPVEGSSELRSLLLMSPADLQTELKRHENLCAKIASCAHRADTNKGHFQGLKQTGSSYEFLKAVLSR
- the itgb3bp gene encoding centromere protein R isoform X1; protein product: MPVKRALQLQDKENSPAKRQAPNRDYSPMTGTQLMSPTTKPAAGNSRAGGKKTNPPQTKEPMTDAERIPFLRSKVKKSFKDLMKYRQQLETLVPVEGSSELRSLLLMSPADLQTELKRHENLCAKIASCAHRADTNKGHFQGLKQTGSSYEFLKAVLSR